TGCACCTTTTTGAGGTCGTCGTGGAGTGCATTGAGGAGAAAGAGCAGCAATTCCTGGGCGTCTTGCTGGGAGTAGTTGTTGAACTGTGGGAGGATGGAGCACAGCACAGACCTGGCCTCCACAGGGGCACAGCTGGAGCTCCTTCCCAGCCACATCTCCTCCAGCAGGCGGACAAACATCTCAGCCATCCGGCACTTAGACCTGCTTGAACAGAGGATAAACCGCTGGGAAAACTGTTAACATTCAAGTGTGAGTCAGAAAGAGAGACGGTGTGGGGTCTTACCTTCCCAGCTCTTTGCGAGAGTCCCGATTAAGGAGGTGCTCCACGAGGGGCACAGTGGAACACAGACACTGTAAAACAGCATTTAAGTAGCAGGAGTTGCCGGAGTTGTCCAAACCGCACACGCCTGGTCTGTTCCACCCCTGCAGCCTCACTGCAGAGCTGCAGCCTCGTTTCTCATTTTCCATCAGCTGACCGCAGCTGATAGCATTCTCCCTGCAAGATCGGTGAACAGAAATCAAAATAGTCACACCATTTAAAACCTTAAATATGTTCTCTATAGCTGAATGGATTAGTTTATTAGTTCGGCAAAGTTAATTGATAACAATTTTTTATCATTAATCCTTAAAGTAATTTATCAAGAAAAAATGTCCAACACATATTGGCTCcagcatttaaaatgtgaggataTTCTCTCATTTAaattattgtaaattgaatatttttgcattttggaTGGAAGAAATTGGAAAATGTCCCCATGGGATTTGTGAaatattttctgaaatgttactGACTTAATgaataaacaattaattgaaaaaataaccagaataataatcataagttgcagccctaatattagAAATGCTAACCCAGTTTACATTGATAAGGCTACTGTGCTGTTACCTTACATACAGAGCACCGTATCTTTTCTACTCTTCACTTGCACTATATACACATTATGTTAACTACACTATTAAAATCTGTATTGATAGATTAATAGCACATACATTCCTTCTTGCACAACTGTCTCATAATTAAATGACCCAAATAGTGCACCATCCTGAGAAAATGTGATTACACATTTCATTATTTGCTGTAGATGTCCTTTTGAGTCATACTGAATTGAATTCAGCTGAAGTTGCactgaaattaaatgaattgaattcaaaacacggtggtgcagtggttagcactggcgcctcacagctagagggttgcaggttcgaatccggcttgggacccttctgtgtggagtttgcatgttctccccgtgttagcgtgggttttctccgggtactccggtttcctcccacagtccaaagacatgcaggttaggttaattgtggactctaaataggtgtgaatgtgagtgtgaatggttgtctgtctctatgtgtcagccctgtgatggactggcgacctgtccagggtgtaccccgccttcgcccaatgtcggctgggatcggctccagcccccccgcgacccctaacgggataagcggttgcagatgaggatgaggatgaggaattCAAAACAGTAGAGCCATCCACAGTTTGCCTTGATACAAATATTTTTAGACATCAAATGTTTTCGAAAATAGAAGTTATCACTGGCttgcctttttaaaaaatattatattgtgAAGGCTATTATTAGCTTGACTTTGAAAACACTATAACAAAACAGTGAGACTAACCTTTGCTTAGAAAGATTTGTTAAACTCGTCTCTTGGTATGAGCTGCTGTTTAGTCGTGGCAGAACAGGCACGGTGATGCTGCTGTCCGCGGCCAGCTTAGAGGCCAGAGTCCTGGTGAACTCGGTCAGGTGGACCTGCCTGCCTGAGCCGCCCTGGCTCTGCAGAGTGTGGAGCACAAATGTGTTGATACAGATGATGTGTAGCGTCACCCAGAGGCCTGGGAGAAACACATCTACCACTGATCCCTTCAGGTCTGACAGAGGAAACAGAGCAGGTCCGGTCCAGCCCTGCAGGTGGGCTACAAGCTGAGGCAGTGAGACCTCATGTGTGCGTTGGAGCTGATGCGGCACGAGTGGTGGAGATGAAGATGATCCTTTAACAGGTGGCACAAAACTAATATCAACCCCTAAGCCAGAGAAGATGTCTGTGAGTCTGCCCTCCATCCACGCAGAGCTGTCCAGCTGAACCAGGTGTCTGTGGCTGCAGAGAGGTCTCAGCAGGTGTCCGACCACCTGCTCCACTACAGGCTTCCTACTCTGCCTCTGGAGTTGCTCTGGACAGTACAGATACATGTTACAGATGAACCCGGAGCTCGTGTCGCAGAGGAGGGCGAGATGGAGAGAGCAAGGACCCTGCTGGTAGGAAAGTGTGTATTTCTTCACAGCCAGGTTGTGACCAGGTGTATATAAGGCCTGGTAGCGCCTGATTAAGTGGCTACAGAAAACAGACAGGGCTTCCAACTTGTCTCCGTCCTCCAGCCTGGTCAGAGACAGGAGGTTGGTCTGGAAGCTGTTTCTCTTCAGGACACCCTGCCATCCATCCAGTTTTCGGGTCAGCTCAGAGCCAAAGCTGCAGTTCTCTCCTACAGACAGACCACTCTGTAGGACTATAGAGAACCATGTTAACACCTCAGCATACTCCTCCTCAGAGACATCTgcactctgctctctgctctggcTGTACGACGGACGGTTTGCTCCTGGCTTCACACCAGCAGCTCTCCTGATCAGCCTCCGGACGGCTCCTCTGTCCAGCACTTCCAGCAGGAGCTCTCTTGCTGTATGGTAGACCTGGTAGGTGGGTCCGGTCTGAATCCTAGTGAGTGGCTTCACTTTTTTGGACCTGAATATGTTTGGTAAACACAAACTGTCCCTCTGGGAGTCTCCATGCAGCTCATCCGCTAGGTGGCACTCCTCTGACATCCAGGTGCACTCCCTCACTGATAAAGCCTTGGCCTTCATCTCAGCCTCTCTGCTGCTTGGTCTAACAAAAAGCCATCTCAAAATAGTGACGGCCTCTCTCAAAAGAGACCTCTGCTCTGGAACCACTATGACATGTCAAGAGATAAGCCACAAATTGCCTGAAACTCCTCCCTGTAGCCCGTTTAGTTTGATGACAAAAGGAGAAGATAACCAAGACGCAGAACGCGGTGTTTCTCTTATCCTAACTGTGTGCTGTACATGTTGATCTGTTCTCAGGTGAAACACGCACTCTGGGACTCATGAGAATCTGCTGTTGGGGTAAATCTCCAGGGATCCACTGTAGCCAGACAACTGTGTCTCGGCAACCTATAAACACACTTAAACTGCAGTGCAGCTCTCATGACATGTTTTTGTCCTCCTGTGCATAACTTCAGGGTTGACATTTAGCAAGTCATTTAGAAGCTAAGAGGAACCCTGTATATTATCAGTTTGCTTCATATCGTCATTATTTGAGGTGTAAACAGTCTTTCATACACTCCACCAGATGGGACTCTGGAATATTTTTTAGATGCATGATTTTTAAGCTTATGTAAGAATTACAAGACATGTAAAGCAGCTTTCAGCCAGTGACAGTAGCACTGCGCTCACTGCTATTGCCACTGTCTGTCTATGGTGCTTAATGTCCCCCAGATCCCACCCTACTCCATGCAGGTGTTATTACCAGCCAGTAGGAGCCCCTCACTGGTTTCCCACGGGCAAGCCAAAGGTATCAGTATCAGGGATTGTACCCGGGTCTCTTTGGTGGAAGTGACTGATTTTTGTCCTAGCACCCACATGcattcttatttttctttactactcagatagatggatagatagatctatatctatatctatatctctatatcattatatatatcattatatatatctctatctctatatcattatatatatcattatatatatacatatatataatgacAAATTACATTATAAAGAATGTTTTACAGCGAGCAGTAAGAAATCTTGATAACATACAAAGTTAAGCTGAGCAAATATTTGTGTAATCTTGAAGAAAATTGTgcttctctatttttttttaatctgatatGAATGAGCACATTAACCTCATAGTTATTTCACATTCAGATGGAGCTCAGTGCGTTCTGACCAAACATCTAAAAATCCTCGAGTTGATAAGAAACCGTCTGATAAAAAACCTCAGtaactgtttgttttgaatGTCATGGTAGAAGTTCAAAGTTCATCTGTTTACGtttatgtttctgtgttttacaatgtatttactgtgtatatactgtatatatacacatcaaCACTGGTGatgaaataaaagcaaatgCAATTCATCTGCTTTACCGCCCAGATGTATCAGCCCAAGAAGTAGAGGTACACCTTTTGGATTAACACAACAATCTCTCAAGCAGTATCATGAGTTCATGTTTGCCAGGCTGCAGATTCTCCACAAGGGAGAGCTGTTTAGTGACCGTCAGGCCAGCTCGTCTTGAGCCAACCTGCATCATCTCCAGGTCACCTCCTATACAGGCAAATCAAGTTATAGCTACCACAGCTTTAACACTCGTTAATCTATTAGTAAATACTATTTTTCCCCACATAGTGATATGCCATCAAGTCTACATTTACAAGGGGTTGGTAAATCAGTAAAAGCTTCTTATTTTATAtgaagtaagtaagtaagttcaGTTACACTGGGCATGTGTTACACCCCAAGAGCTGTGTCTGCCTGTGTCCCAGCATCCTTTTCACAGGCCTTGGGTTTTAGGTGCATTAGAATCAATGACAGTGGTCTTCTTGTTTCACAGAGCTCTTTCCATTGAGGATCAAGATCAGTTTAACTGACAAAGTGTGGACAATTTCAGCCAAATTATTCAGCCAACATTCTGTGTTttgacaaaacacatttttgtttctACAGATTTGATCCAAAATTCCCCATACGGGAACGAAAATATCTGTTATAAGCCTTTACTTTGGCTTCAGCAGAATTGTAATATTTCAAGCTGTTTGGCTGTGAAATACATGAGGACACAAAAACAGGCCTTTCTCAGTATTGGTTTGCCTGATTATGAtcaaaattacaaaattaaTAAGTCCCCAAAGTTCCCAGGTTCATTTCACAACAATCCTGCAATTGCCATTATTAGTTTATTGTTCACCTCCTGGGATTTTACCTGCAACCTCCAAAAGAAAGTGTCATCTATTGTAAGCAAATAGCATTGGTAAATCATTTTTACCCATAagagaaattacattttaagcCTCAGTACAGAATGATCTGACACTAACACTGTATATTTCTGTCCTGCACAAGTAGGCCTAAACAAGTAGATGAAGAAGCAATAACAGTTTCTAACCGTCTTTGGTAAGTGTTTTTTCCACGGTGAAtcaactgtactgtatatactgcagCACCAGGGCGTCGTGACAATACCCTGCCTTCTGTCATCGGGGGTGGAAGAATCATACAATTACCTTGGAGCTCTGGAAGCTCTCTTGCATAAATCAAATCCACTTTCAAGTTCAAATTATGTTAATCCATTAATATCAAAGGCCATCTTCTCTCCTCCAGTACGCCCTTTGAGCTTTTCTGCGCC
This window of the Sebastes fasciatus isolate fSebFas1 chromosome 2, fSebFas1.pri, whole genome shotgun sequence genome carries:
- the LOC141761736 gene encoding uncharacterized protein LOC141761736; translated protein: MKAKALSVRECTWMSEECHLADELHGDSQRDSLCLPNIFRSKKVKPLTRIQTGPTYQVYHTARELLLEVLDRGAVRRLIRRAAGVKPGANRPSYSQSREQSADVSEEEYAEVLTWFSIVLQSGLSVGENCSFGSELTRKLDGWQGVLKRNSFQTNLLSLTRLEDGDKLEALSVFCSHLIRRYQALYTPGHNLAVKKYTLSYQQGPCSLHLALLCDTSSGFICNMYLYCPEQLQRQSRKPVVEQVVGHLLRPLCSHRHLVQLDSSAWMEGRLTDIFSGLGVDISFVPPVKGSSSSPPLVPHQLQRTHEVSLPQLVAHLQGWTGPALFPLSDLKGSVVDVFLPGLWVTLHIICINTFVLHTLQSQGGSGRQVHLTEFTRTLASKLAADSSITVPVLPRLNSSSYQETSLTNLSKQRENAISCGQLMENEKRGCSSAVRLQGWNRPGVCGLDNSGNSCYLNAVLQCLCSTVPLVEHLLNRDSRKELGRSKCRMAEMFVRLLEEMWLGRSSSCAPVEARSVLCSILPQFNNYSQQDAQELLLFLLNALHDDLKKVAKRQMRTSKRQPRQDQNRNCATAAGETTTIVSHLFEGQLGYMTLCMHCDHQTHSTQTFTVLSLPVPTDIIKCSIQDCLSLFFEQTILTGGEQMLCSVCGLRRETTVLTCLDKPPEILMLHLKRFGCKGKNQVKLRTNVVFSMRLDVSPFLSSSVQKTLYSSYRLYAVVNHTGHLNMGHYTALCHNALTRTWHCFDDSAVREVKDSLVQSPNAYVLLYSRKPFQKPKIHGL